One window of the Thunnus albacares chromosome 3, fThuAlb1.1, whole genome shotgun sequence genome contains the following:
- the melk gene encoding maternal embryonic leucine zipper kinase, with amino-acid sequence MPVERTEPRGADELHKYYEVYETIGSGGFAKVKLGRHILTGEKVAIKIMNKKDLGDDLPRVKVEIEAMKNLSHQHVCRLYQVIETSTQIFMILEYCPGGELFDYIIAKDRLSEEETRVFFRQIVSALAYVHSQGYAHRDLKPENLLIDEDHNLKLIDFGLCAKPKGGLSYELMTCCGSPAYAAPELIQGKAYIGSEADVWSMGVLLFALLCGYLPFDDDNCMVLYRKITRGKYDNPRWLSPCSILLLNQMMQVDPKRRLTVRQLLNHPWVMKDYNSPVEWYSRQPLGHIDEDCITEMAVNMKRSRESTTALVKEWRYDQITATYLLLLSKKQRGKPVRLRPEPTAREDSSSPLHRGLQSKETLHFSEDEDAVIVGSLDFCSDYIDDCPWVSVTQNTPQGVRERPERPTNNKDTILASPLVERRCAYSPTPERGRATTQHRHGRRDGDQEQASENKENIAVQEKDVEIFALPPPRTPVSSKKNAHPNKNVLTTPNQNANVNGTKTNALTPKGGGSASKESNKKRAAENKEPANIEILAFSPERRSRSLDMAGMGDSGKKKRGGKMFGSLERGLDKVITMLTPSKRRALRDGPRKIKALYNVTLTSQTNPDQILNQILSILPEKNVDFTQKGYTLKCRTWGDFGKVNMVFELEVCLLQRPEVVGVRRQRLKGDAWVYKHLVEEILSTSRI; translated from the exons ATGCCCGTGGAAAGGACTGAGCCCCGCGGGGCCGACGAGCTCCACAAATACTATGAGGTTTATGAGACAATTGGCTCAG ggGGCTTTGCTAAAGTGAAGCTGGGTCGGCACATCCTGACGGGAGAGAAGGTTGCCATTAAAATCATGAACAAGAAGGATCTAGGG GACGACCTGCCCCGCGTGAAGGTGGAGATTGAGGCCATGAAGAACCTAAGTCATCAGCATGTCTGTCGTCTCTACCAGGTCATAGAGACCTCCACTCAGATCTTCATGATTCTGGAG TACTGTCCAGGAGGAGAGTTGTTCGACTATATTATAGCAAAGGACCGTCTGTCAGAGGAGGAGACCAGAGTCTTTTTCAGACAGATTGTGTCTGCATTGGCCTATGTCCACAGCCAGGGCTACGCACACAGAGACCTAAAACCG GAAAACCTGTTGATAGATGAAGACCACAACTTGAAGCTCATTGACTTTGGCTTATGTGCCAAACCCAAG GGAGGTCTCAGTTATGAGCTGATGACATGCTGTGGGAGCCCTGCTTACGCTGCTCCTGAACTCATCCAGGGAAAAGCGTATATTGGTTCAGAG GCTGATGTGTGGAGTATGGGAGTGCTTCTGTTCGCTCTGCTCTGTGGATACCTGCCCTTCGATGACGACAACTGCATGGTCCTCTACAGGAAAATTACT AGAGGTAAATATGACAATCCCAGGTGGCTCTCTCCATGTagcatcctcctcctcaaccAAATGATGCAG GTGGACCCCAAGCGGCGTCTTACTGTTAGACAGTTGTTGAACCATCCCTGGGTGATGAAAGACTACAACAGCCCCGTGGAGTGGTACAGCAGGCAGCcg CTTGGTCATATTGATGAAGACTGTATTACTGAGATGGCTGTCAACATGAAGAGATCCAGAGAGAGCACCACAGCGCTGGTCAAGGAG TGGCGGTATGACCAGATCACAGCCACCTACCTGCTTCTGCTGTCGAAGAAGCAGAGGGGCAAGCCAGTCCGCCTGCGCCCTGAGCCAACTGCCCGTGAGGATTCCAGTTCTCCGCTACACAGAGGATTACAG TCTAAAGAAACCCTTCACTTCAGCGAAGATGAAGACGCTGTAATTGTGGGTTCTCTGGACTTCTGCTCAGACTACATTGATGATTGCCCATGGGTTTCAGTCACACAAAATACGCCCCAAGGGGTTAGGGAACGGCCAGAAAGACccacaaacaacaaagacacG ATACTGGCATCTCCATTGGTGGAGAGAAGATGTGCTTACAGCCCGACCCCAGAGAGGGGACGAGCGACGACACAGCACCGCCACGGGAGGAGAGACGGAGATCAAGAGCAAGCCAGTGAGAACAAGGAGAATATTGCTGTGCAGGAGaaagatgttgaaatatttgcGTTGCCTCCTCCTCGAACTCCTGTGTCCAGTAAGAAGAATGCACACCCCAACAAGAACGTGTTGACCACACCCAATCAAAATGCTAACGTCAATGGCACCAAGACCAATGCACTCACACCTAAGG GTGGAGGCAGTGCCTCCAAAGAGTCCAATAagaagagagcagcagagaacaaGGAGCCAGCAAACATTGAGATACTGGCCTTCAGTCCTGAGCGAAG GTCTCGGTCTCTAGACATGGCCGGCATGGGAGACAgtgggaagaagaagagaggcgGAAAGATGTTTGGTTCTCTGGAGAGAGGCCTGGACAAGGTGATCACCATGCTCACTCCCAGCAAGAGGCGAGCTCTGCGTGACGGCCCACGAAAGATCAAG GCTTTGTACAATGTGACTTTAACAAGTCAGACCAACCCAGACCAGATCCTTAATCAgatcctctccatcctcccgGAGAAAAACGTCGATTTCACACAGAAAGG GTACACCCTGAAGTGCCGGACCTGGGGAGACTTTGGTAAGGTGAACATGGTGTTTGAGCTGGAGGTGTGCCTGCTGCAGAGGCCAGAGGTTGTTGGGGTCCGCCGCCAGAGGCTGAAGGGAGACGCCTGGGTCTACAAGCACCTGGTGGAAGAAATCCTTTCTACATCCAGAATCTAA